Genomic segment of Paenibacillus polymyxa:
AACAAAACTCGGCATATCAGGTTCTGACATAGAGATGCCCGAACTATTTAATTTAACAGGTACGGAATTCGCAGCCCATTGAATGACCGATATAAAGCGCTCCATCGTATAAATCACTCCGCTACCCAATAGGCTCAACACGCCGATCAACAAATATTTAAGCTCCATAAGAATTTATTCCCCCTTAATTACAAAGCATTTAAACTGCCACAAATTATACCATCAACTTCCATCTAATTATAGCTTCTAGAAATCCCCTCTTCATTTCCCTTCTTCAAACGCAGTAAAAAACCGGAGAGTACCGCTTGATAGCGATACTCCCCGGATCTCTAGTCCGATAAAGAAGCATTTCTGTTATTTGCTTTTGCTGATTTCGGTAGGAATGTTGTCCTCCTTCTGATCATGTACCAGTTCTTTTAACTGGATAATCAACGTCTCCAGCTCATTAAATCCGGTCACCATATTGGAGGTTATATTCAGTTGCTCCTCTACTCCAGCCAAAATTTGCTCTGACGCTGCACTCGCTTGTTCTGTAACGCTTGAAAACTCCTCCATCTCTTGAACGACCTGAGATGAGAATTGCTGCATACTATTCGTACTGGCTTCCACCTCCACGGCCTGCAGCAGCACTTTATTGGCATTTTGCAGGATATCCTCCAGTACAATTTCGGTCGAATGGGCCGATTCCATACTCTGCTGTAGTCTTTGCTGTCCCAAGTCAAATTGGCTTACGACAGAATCCATCTGAGTTCTCAGTTGGGTCAAAATACCTTCCATTGCCACCGAGGTATTCCCTACCATTTCAGCCAAATTACGCACTTCGCCAGCCACGATGGCAAATCCTTTTCCATGCTCTCCCGCTCTGGCGGCCTCAATGGATGCATTCAAGGACAGCAAATTAGTTTGTTTCGAGATTTGAGTAATATCTTTGAGCATGGCAGACATATTATCACTTTGTGTTTTAAACTCGTCCAATTCTTCTTTGGTACGACTCATAACCAGACCCAAATCCTTAATTTGAGACGTTAATGCAAGCAGTTGATTGCTCCCTCTGCTCCCGGCACTTTTCGTATCTTCGGAGAGCTGCTTCAATTCTCGGGAATGATCGGCAACCTCGCGCACGTGCTGGTCAGACTGAGCCAAGTTATCCGTTACCTCAGTGATATTCGAAGCTTGCATTTCTACCCCTTTGGCAACCTCCTGAAACCCGATGGCGACTTCATTCGTCACGCTGCCGGTAGCATCCACTTGATTCCTGAATCGTTCTGTGAAGCTATGCAATCCAGCTACAGCCTGTCTCACTTGTTCAAACAAAAATTCAATACGTTGCCTTGTGGCATCCATATCTTTATTTTGCTCTTCCGTTTTCTTAAACTGCTTTTGATTTAACACCGATACCACTAACAATAGCAAACCAATCAGTAAAACAATAATAAACTCGTGTATATAACGCAAAGGACCGGTAACCGGGGGAGTTGCTGGCGTACCGATGGTAATTTGTATAAAAATATTACACAGATTTAAGACCATTGTTATCAAAAAGTATCGGTAAGATGGGTAGAGCAACAACAATGAGCAAATAAAGATCGTAGTCACTGCCTCCACGCTAGATAAGTTCACAAATATACATATTAATACGCTATATAACGTAATAATCCAAGGAATAAGGCGGATTCCTTTCTTTTTCATATTCAGAATCGTCAACACTGCGGCGACTACAAATCCTACACCACTAGACACCCACACCGATGGATTAGATAATGCCGGGATGGTGCTGCTCAAGGTCATAATCCAAAAAATAATGATCACCAATTTGTTTCTTTGCCACAACAATTCATTTGTTCTGTCCATGATTGTGTACGCGCTCCTTAGATATATATTAGGTATTTATAAAATAAATATGTAAATGCCATACTATATATATCGTCATATCAGAACGCGTATTGAATGAAAATCGTACGAACACCACATTCCCTTTTAAACACCAAATCACAACAGGACAACTTTTTAAAGAGAAAGAGTATGTAAGTGTAAATAAATGAATGCAAAAAATCGCCCCCTAGCAGGGAGCGATTTTGAATACCTTTTTGATGATCTTCTGCAATTGAAAAAGATTCATAAACCAACTGAAAACATTAGGATTCCTTGTTTTCGGAAGCCTCTTCAGTGCCTTCAGTTGCCGCTGCATCACCTTCCACAGCAGCATTTTCTACTTCAACTGCACGCGGAACGATAATAGAAGCAAGCAGTTCTTCTTCAGGGACGTGCAGTGTTACTCCTTTAGGGAGCTTCAAGTCGCTAGCGCTCAGCTTGTCGCCAACATCCAGTGCGGATACATCCACTTCAATGGTAGATGGTAAATCAGCAGGAAGGCCTTCGACTTCAACTTCCGTTTCCTGAACTTGCAGAATACCGCCTGTTTTTGTACCTACAGGTGTACCCTGATAATCAATAGAAACACGCACGCGAAGCGGTTTGTTTTTGGCAATTTTCAAAAAATCGGCATGCAGCCATTGGTTGTCACGCTGTTGATAATCTTTAATAATAACCGGAATGGTTTCTCCACCCTCTACAGTGAGGTTGAACACCTCTGAACGTCCGGTTTTGACTACTTTATTAAATTCCTTGGCATCGACATGTACAGGGGTTCCTTCAAGCTCAGAGCCGTAAACCACAGCTGGAATCCGTCCTTTTAACCTCAATTCACGAATAGCCGAACCCTTCTTCTCTGTTCTCGGCTGGGCGGTCAGTTGAATACTTCCTCCATTAGAACTCATGATATACAACCTCCTTCAGGTTACCTTACAAATGATTTTCCTCCAAGAATCTTGCCTGTTTACCAGTCGTACTACAGGATATAAGCCAGCAAGCTGGCAAAACTAAACAAGTCCATAATTCTATTTTACCCCTTTTTTCTGAAACTGACACACGTTTACATAAAAAAATAGCATTTCTCGAAATAATCGAAAAATGCTACTTTCGTATATATAGCGACCAAGCATACAAGTCTATCCGGCCCGATTATCATTTACCAGTAGCAAATATTCTTCTCTGCCACTATGAATCAATACCTGCATCACAGACTGGTTCAGGTTTATATCAATATAGCGATCTGCCTCAACATCCTTGGCATCCCAGTGATTAAGCCGGACAATGTAGCCAATTCGCTGTATATCAGGAGACACCTGAATACGCGCTATTGCACGACCGTCATCCAAATCACGAAATTCAACATGTCCGTCGCGGTGCCCAGTTCCCCATACCCATACGTTCCAGCCAGTGTATTGCCGATCTGCACGCTCGTATATCAGTTCAATCGTGCGAAATGGAGCGACTTCCCTATCGTTTCCAAGCTGCACATCTGTCAACGTCATAGCTGTACCTGCAATTTCTTGATCTGTTCCCTCATCCGAGTCTTCCAATTCGTTCTCCGCCTGACGATTAACCTGATCTTGTTCAGTCAAAAAGGAGACTCGTGCAGGTTCTTCCTGATCATATAACACCATCATCGACCAGCGCGATACAGTCACACGATGGCCTACCACTTCATACCGTGTCTCATTACCAGCCCCGTGTGCGTCCACGACCACATGCCAACGATCCGATTCCGCAGGCAATAATATCGTTTGCTCTGTATCCGAGCCGTTATAAATCACCACAATATGATTCCAGGCATCGCCGTTAGCATGGTGCCTCAAAGCAAAAGCCACCACATGCCCATTGCTTTGCAGCACTTCCATATGCTGCTCCACCAGCTCACGATGGTCCATTCGGAATGCCGGGTGGTTGCGCCGCAAAGCAATTAAACCTTGGTAGTAATCAAACACTGGGCGAAACCTCGCCTTGTTATGCCAATGGATGGCATTCACCACATCTGGGCTTCGGTAGCTATTATGGTCTCCATATTTGGAGCGCAGCAGTTCATCCCCTGCATGAATAAAAGGAATGCCTTGCGATGTGAGTACCATACCGTTAGCCAACAGGGACTTGCGTACGGTTTCGTTCTCTAGCAAGTTATCTTCATCCAGTTCCCAATACGGGTCTGCTTCGGCAACAGCTTGTTCCGGTGTCCTCCCATCCTGTGGCTTCCCCTGCTCCCATTGTGGAAAACGACAGTGCTCCCGCAAATGTCTTACTGTCAAAATTTTATCCCACAGATTGAGATTATCGTGGGCAGTTACATAATTGACGGTCTCCGATGGCTGAGCTGTGAAATCATGAATAGCCCCAAAAGTACCTTTGAGCACCTGCTCCTCCTGATGTTCTGCCCCCGTGGCAAACCCGCTCCCAGTACCGTCGCTATCTCCCTTAATAGCAGAACGGTAGTTGTCGTTAAAAACGGCAAAGCCTTTGTCGCGTTGCGTTCCTTTTAGCGTAAGCAAGGGTTGCGGAGATTCTCCTCCCGTCCAAGGCTCACCATAGATCAGCAGATCGGGACGCACTTCAGAGCGAAGCTCCTGGGTAAGCTGCTCTACGGTCGGTGTATCAATCAGCCCCATCAGATCAAATCGAAAGCCGTCTATATGATATTCCTCTGCCCAATAGCGTAGTGAATCCTTGATATACTTGCGCACCATCGGACGTTCGGTTGCCACCTCATTACCTACACCTGATCCATTGGTGAGCTGCCCTTGCTCATCCGTGCGGTAATAATATCCAGGTACAACAGGCTCAAATGGCCCCTTTTCCACCGAATAAGTATGGTTGTACACGACGTCCATAATGACACCGATGCCGACAGTATGCAAAGACTGTACCAGCAGTTTCAGCTCTCGTATGCGTGTCTCCGGATCAGCCGGATTGGAAGAATAAGACCCCTCCGGCACATTATAATGTTGCGGATCATAGCCCCAGTTATATTCAGTTTCTAATTCTGCAAAGTCATTCACCGTATGAAAATCAGCCACTGGAAGCAAATGAACATGTGTAATGCCCAGCTCCAGCAGATGATCCAGCCCGATGCTGTTCCCCTCAGTATCCTTCAATCCCGTATACGTAAAGGCCTCAAACCGTCCCTGAGCAGCAGATAAGTCTTTTTTCCCCGTATTAAAATGGGTATCCATCGAAAAATCACGCACATGAAGCTCATAGAGAATGGCATCTGTCGGCCGCTTAAGGGTAGGCCCCGCATCCAATTCCCATCCGTCCGGGTTGGTTTGAGCCAAATCAATGATCGCTGTACGCTGCCCGTTGGCTGATACCCCTGTGGCATATGGATCGGCAGCATAATGAATGGTGTTGTCCGCCCACTCCAGCCTGTACATGTAATAATATTTGTTCCAGTCCCCTTCCAGCTCTATAGACCATACACCTTGATCACCACGGCTCATGAGAAATTCCTGACCACCGCTGTGCTCCTGAACGTTCCCCTCCTGATCGTACACCCCCGCATCGTTATACAACGCTATATGGACCTGCTGCGCAGTCGGTGCCCATACCTTGAACTTGCTGCCCGCAGGCGTATAAGTAAGACCCAAATCATAGCCTTCATATATGGGATATGTTGTGTGCTCAAGCTCATTGAGCTGATTGAAATCTGACATTCCTGTTCACCACCCATTTCTGTACATCGGCTTACAGCCTCTGTTCATCCATCATTTATGATGTTTATGACTTGTCAATATACCTCAGGATTTTGTGAAATCTTCACCTAATAGGCTATCAAAATAAGACAAGTTTGAAAAGCTGGATGATTTAAATAAGGATGACGCTTCCATTTCAACGCACACTCCATTTTATGACAAAACTATGAACAGGCTACAGCTTTTGCCCTTAAGGTATAACAATAGTTAGAAAAGTCAGGACAATCTACGGTTATCCATTTCAAAAATATCGTCTGCAATCCGCATGGTAGAACTTCGGTGCGAAACAAGGACAATCGTTTTATCTTGCTGCTGTTCCTTTAACGATTTTAAAATAATTGCCTCGTTCAGGCTGTCCAAATTGCTGGTAGGCTCGTCGAGCAGTAAGAGAGGCGCATTATGGACAAAGGCTCTGGCCAGTCCCAAGCGTTGACGTTCTCCACCGGACAGCCTGTCCCCCAATTCTCCAACTCGGCTGTCATACCCTTGAGGCAAGGTCATAATAAAATCGTGCACGGATGCCTTACGTGCTGCTTCCACCACCTGCTCATGTGTAGCATCAGGCTTTCCGATTTTGATATTAGCTGCAATTGAATCATCAAACAGGAACGTATGCTGGTCTACATAGCTCTGTAAGCCTCTCAAATGTCGGGTCCCAATTTCCTTCAAATCGTGTCCGGATAGCAAAATTTCACCTTGCTGCGGGTCCCTAAATCGCATCAGCAACTTTAGCAGTGTAGACTTGCCAGAGCCGCTTTTACCCTGAATGCCTAAAATCCGCTTATGCGGTATCGTAAGACTTACATCATTCAGCACCGTTTGACCATCGTATGCAAAAGTCACCTTGTCTACTCGTGCCCCAGTAAAGGCAACACTCATCCCTTCGATATTTTCCTCAACCTCCGGGGTTTCCTCCAATAGACTCAACACTCGTTCCCCGCTCGCCAGCGTTTGAAGCAAATTGTTGGACAAGTTGCTCAGTGCGACGACCGGACCAAATGAACTAAACAGTGCAATGACAGAAATTAGCATACCTGTAAAGTCAACCTGACCATTAGACATACCGTACAATCCAGCCAGCAGCATCAAGAATGAGAATCCAACTACAGCCGCATCTGTGATCGCTCTTGTGATGCCTTCATGATGCTTCAAGTCCTTCTGCTTGTCATCCAATTGATCCGTACGACGGTTAATCTCATTCAAACGTTGTTCTCCTTGTCCATATTGCACAATTTCCTTCATCCCCCGTAAGCTGTCCAAAAAATAACTGCTCAGCTTGCCAAAGCTGCTTCGGTATTCCATCCCCTGACGTTTGACCATACGTGACGTGAATAAGGGAATAAATAAACCGACAGTTAGGTAAGCAAGCGCAGCGAGCCAGCCTAATAGAGGCTCATAAGAACCGATAAAAAATACCATGAGCAGTGAAGTGATGATGCCGATCATTACAGGCGCTATCGTATGCGCATAAAATACTTCCAGCAGCTCAATATCACTCGTAATGAGTGATATCAGATTCCCCTTGTCCTTGCCTTCCAATTTGGCTGAAGCGAGTCTGCGCAGGGCTTGAAGCACCTTGTCACGCAGTACAGCCAGTAGCTTGAAAGCGAGATAATGACCACTCATTTGCTCGCCATAACGGAATACGCCGCGCAGTACGGCAAAAACCACGATCGACGTCAGCAAAAACGACATGGTGTAGCCTGTCGTGATGCCCGTTGCTGTAAGCAGAGCAAGGGCTCCGTACACTATAATGCCAATAGCACAAATAAAACCAAGCACTCCTGTCACAATCGTGATGAGCAGTACAGGTAAAAGAGGTTCCGCCAATACCCATAATTGGCCCATGATCCGTAATCCGTGTCTACGCATATACAGCCCCTCCTTTTGCAAACTGCTCTACCCGGTGTTGACTGAGATACATATCCGCATAGTGCCCTTGCTGGCTCAACAGTTCATGATGCGTTCCGGATTCTGCCACCAATCCGTTTTGCAGCACATAGATACAGTCGGATTGAACTACATTTTCCAGTCTATGAGAGATAAGAATCACTGTTTTTTGACCTGCCAGCGCATGTATTACCTCCATAATGCCTTCCTCACTCTCACTGTCAATGTTAGAGGTGGCTTCGTCAAAAATGTACACACGACTATCATGCAGCAATGCTCTGGCTAGTGCTAGCCGTTGGCGCTGTCCTCCTGACAGATTTGCCCCCTGCTCCTCCAGTTCTGCTTCCAGTCCTCCTTCTGAGAGAATAAAATCATACAGCTTCACTTGTCGCAAAGCTTCCAGCATTTGTTGCTCATCCGCGTACTCATTGCCCATTTTTAAATTTGCTTCCACTGTGCCTTTAAAAATATAGCTGTTAAAACCGATCCAGGTCATGTGACGCATGCGGCTTTCTTCCGAAATATCAGTAAGCTCGGTTCCTCCAATCGTCAGACTTCCTCGATACCCCTCGTGATGCCCAACGATCAATCCGGCTACCGTACTTTTACCAGAGCCTGATTCCCCAACAATTGAAACCAAGCTGCCCTGGGGAATATCCATGGATATATTTCGTAAGGTATCTCTTTCCTCGTAGGCGAAACTCACCTGTTTCAGTCGAATATCTGTGTTTTCTATGCTTTCTTGTCCTTGTATAAGATCCTCTGTACTCAACATTTGGAATATTTTGTCACTTGCTGCCATTCCGTTCATGGCGATATGAAAGTAAGAGCCCAGCAAACGCAGAGGAATGAAAAACTCTGCTGACAGCAAAACAATGATGATCGCTCCTGCCAAGCCAATATGGCCTGAAGAATATTCACTTATCGCGACCAGTACACCCGCAGCAGCACCACCAAATGCGATAAGATCCATAATGGCCACGGAGTTAAGCTGCATAGTCAGCACTTTCATCGTCATTTTGCGAAATTCCTCAGCTGCTGTGTTCATTTCCTGATGTTTATCCTGGTCTGTTCCGTACATTTTGAGCGTAGTCAGACCTTGTACATTCTCCAAAAAGCTGTGGCCCAGATTGACGTAACTGCCCCAATATTTCCGAAACAGCTTTTTAGCCATCCTCATAATGACAATGATCGACACTGGAATTAAGGGAACGCAGATCAATAGTATAATGGCTGCTTTGAAGCTGACAAAAGAGAGGGTTATGAATAACGTTACGGGGGCAAGCAGACTGTAAAATAGCTGAGGCATATATCTACCGAAATAGGTTTCAAGCTGCTCTACCCCTTCTACAGCAACCTGAATAACCCCCGAGGTGGAGGTATGATCTGTATATGCGGGTCCCATCTTCAGCAACTTGCCGTAAATTTGCGAGCGCAGCGTTTTTTTAGCATTTACCGAAGCACGATAGGATAACATACTGGCTGCATAATTGCTCAGGCAGCGAACTGCAATAGCAGCAATAACAATGACCGTCATAGATAGAATCAGCTTGCAAGTCACTTGTCCTTCCCATGCCTGCTGCATAACAAAGGCCATAGACAACACAGCGGCTATACTCCCCAAAAGACCGATCCACTGCACAAGCACACCCAAGACGATATATTTCCGAGAATGTTCCACTAGACCGAGCAGACGGCTGTCGACCATTTTAGACCTTTTTTTTGGAGTAGGTGTAGGTATAGGTTCAGATGAACATGAAGGCGTTATTTCTGCTGCAGCATTTCTTATTGTTCCGATGCGGAATATAAAGTAATAATATTTAAAAAGGATGACCAAGACGATGAGCGCTTTCCCCCACACATTAGGGGTGAAAATAAAGCCTGTAATCAGCATCGCTGACGCTAAGCCCAATGTCGTGATTTTCGTAGACAGCTTCAACGACCTTGTTTGGACAAAACTCTCTAGATGCTTTTGGTATAGAGAGGTATTCGAAAACCACTGGTGAATCCTTTCGGACCCCCGCATAAAGAAAAAGGTCGCTAGCAGTAGAAACGGTGTAGTCGGTAGCAACGGTAGCACTACACCAATAACTCCAAGCGCCAAAAATAAAAACCCTAAGGTAATATAGATCGGTTTCACTATAATCCTCCCTAATAGTTATAATAGTAATGATTTCATTTTATAGATAATGATAATCATTATCAATATAAACAATTTAAGCAGGTTGTTATGTGATGTAAATCACGTATATAAAAATCCTCTTGAAGCACATCTCTACAGAACACGTTAGTGTTGATGTGAATGCTTTGTCTTCAAGAGGATTATCGAAAGTATATGTTGATAATTCGTTGTTTTATGAATTTATAATATCATATTGCTCCAATACCTGCCGATGTAACGGGTGGTCTGCGGTTATGGAAGTATAACGCGTCAGCGCCGCACCCAGTCCTTCACTGCGGATCACCTGCTGAAGCTCGACTGCCTCGGGGTCTTCCGTAATATCAAATTTACAGGCAGCAGCCATTCCTAACGCCAGATGATCCGTAGGGATGCCATACTCCTGCGCTTGAAGCGCGGGACGTACAAGACGATCATTTGGAGACAGCTTGCGCAACGGTGAACGTCCGACCCGAGTAACATCGTCTGTCAGATTAGGATTGCGGAAGCGATCCAAAATTTTAGAGATGTACTTCTTATGCTCCCCTTGATCCAAACCGAAGCGCTTCACAAGCACTGCTCCTGTCTCCTCCAGTGACCCTTGTATCGAATCCACCACCTTGCTATCCTTCATGGCCTCCTGGATGGTAGCATAACCTGCGGTATAACCAAGATAGGCTGCCACGCAATGCCCCGTATTCACCGTGAACAGCTTTCGTTCAATGTAAGGCTCTAGATCCTGCACGTACAGGATGCCTTCGATTTCTTCATGCTCAGGTGCCATTTGTGAACGATCCACCACCCACTCGTAAAAAGGCTCTACCTGCACATGTAACGGGTCCTCGTGGTGTTGGATCGGCACAATCCGGTCTACAGCAGCATTGGGGAAATATACCGAAGCCTCTGCCTTGGCACGAGTCGCCTCATCCAGTAGCGCAAAAACATGCTCTTTCAGTTGGGCGCTGCCTCCGATTGCATTTTCGCAAGCAATCACATGCAGCGGGCCTGCCCCTCGCTCCACCCGCCGCGCTATTCCCTCGGCAATACCTGCTGCAATATGCCTGAGGATGCTAACCCCTACCGCGGTTGTTACCAGATCAGCATGGTCTACCGCATCGGCTACAGCCGCTGCATCCTTGCCGTCAATCGCCGTTACATTCGTGACCAGCTCCGTATCCTTTGTATCATTGGCTAACTCTACGGTATATTGTTTACGACGGCGTAACTCGGATACAAGGGTGTCGTTGACATCTGAAAAGACAACCTCATAGCCTGCACGCGACAGAATTAATCCGATAAAGCCGCGACCGATATTTCCTGCTCCAAAGTGGACGGCTCTCATAGCTCCATCTCACTTTCGAACAGATCTATAATTTCCTGTGGGGTCACCGCGTTGCGAAGTTTATCCATATTTTCTTCCTCCGCACACACCACAGCGATACTCGTCAAAATCTCCATATGATCGCCGCCTTGTGCTGCAATGCCGATCACCATATATGCTTTCTCTTCCCCAAAATCTACGCCTTGCGGGAACTGAACGATGGAGATGCCTGTGGATTGAATAAGCGTCTTGGATTCCTTGGTGCCATGTGGAATAGCCAGCCCATTCCCGATGTAGGTAGACACGATCTCCTCGCGTTCCAGCATCTTGTCAATGTACTCACTTGAAATATGTCCCGCATCCAGCAGGATTTGTCCAGCCATACGAATCGCCTCATATTTGTCTTTGGCGGTTGCGTTCATTTTTACTTTGTCTATCGTCATAATACTCACGGTAGGTTCCTCCCTGTCCCTAATTTACTGTGGAAAAATTCAGCCAGCTCACTCGATATATAATTGACAATATGATCCCTGCTACCGTGTTCCAGTAGCGTAACCATGTCTTCCTGCAAAAGTAATGCACTAATCTCGCTCAATACCTCCAAGCTTTCTCTCGGCAGCTCACGAGGCCCCAACATGAGCAGCACGCATTCTACCTGTTCACCTGTATCCGCCAACAGCGGCTCTGCCAGCTTATACAAGGTAAGCGAAGGCTTGCGAATATAGTGGCTGCGCGTATGAACTAAAGCAATGGAGGTATCAGAGATCACCTGACTACCTTGGCGCTCTCTTTCCATGAGTTGTGCAGCAACCACAGAAGGCTCTGTAACATTTCCCCGCTCCGCCTCCAGCATGCATATCGCCTCTACGGTCGCCGCCATATCCATCCCTTGATTTTCCAGCGGATACACTTGAAATTGCTGTACAATGTGTACAATCTCCTCGAGACTTTTCCGCAGACCGGTAAGCCACTCCATATCCTGGCCAGGCTGAACGGCCTGTTCCTGCTGATGATCATTGAGATGATGGAGTGTAATATGCTGGATGAAATGACGTAGACGGTCACTCTCCTCCTGCGTTAGCAGCGGACTGATCTTAAGATACCGATCTGGTTCAAGCGGTAGCTCTACTGTCGAAATGATCAGATCATAATCCTCCTTGGGAATCCGCGCCGCCTCGTACCATGAAGCCCTATCCACAATTTTGATCTGTGGGAGCTCTTTGGCGAGCCTTGTTGCCAGAAGTCTGGATGATCCAATGCCGCTCGTGCAGACTACAATGGCCCGCACCTCCCGACGCAATTGTCGCAGCCGCTCCAGCGAAGCGCCGAAATGCATGACGAGAAATCCGATCTCTTCATCAGGCACTTTCATTTCTGTCATGCTCGCCGCAGCCTTTTTCACTGAGTCAAATAAGCTGCTGTAATCCTTGCGGATTTGCTGAAGGAGAGGGTTACGAATCGACCTGCCTTCCTTCAAACGTTTGAATACCGGAGCCATATGGGCAATCAGTCCTTCACGCAGAACACGGTCCTCTTTCAATGGCGTGCCTGTCTCTTCCTCCACACGACGAATCAACTCATGAACCGACTCCAACAGTACGAGATCATCCAACGGCAGTAGTCGGGTAGAGTGATCTTCGGCATCACGAAATAGCAGCCTGAGATAAGATCGTTCCGGCTCTGGAAATTCAATATCCAGCGCCTCTGACAACTCCGTACATATGCGTTCCACCATAGCTGTGCGAAGCATGATATTTTCATCTGAATCTGTTTTTAAATACGAGAGAAGAGGATCTATAACATACCCGAGTCGCAGACGTACCAGCGAAACGCAAATTTGAATCAGCAGCTCCATGTATTTGCTTTCCACCATGTTTTCCAACCATTTTTCATGGGGCTGCCAGAGGGCCTTTTCCACGATTAGCAGGTTATCTCTGCCAATCATCTCCAGCAACTTGTCGGCAACACGGGTTACAGGACGAAGTTCTTCCCGGGCTGAAAACAGATCGGATTCATCCAAATATTCGAGAGCCAGCTCGGAAATCGCCCGTCTTTTGTCTGTCTCCCGCCCTGTAATCTCGACCCCGTACCCCCGTCTGCGCACAAGCATGAGTCCACGTTTCCCAATCCAGTCTTGCAATTCGTCTAGATCATGACTGACCGTAGTTACCGTGACTTTCAGATCTGAAGCCAGCGCCAACAGCTTGATCGGCTCCCGTGTATCCAGCAGCATGCAGAGTACCACGATCTTTCTCTCCTCAGCCGAATATTCGTCTGACTTCGTATGCAGCAATTGTTTTCGCAGGCATACAAGCTGAGCTGGATCAGCATCTATACAGATACCGATCCCTGACTTTTTCTCCAGCTTCACCTCATGAGCTGCCAGCCAATGCTCGACTGCACCCAGTTCCCGATGAACCGTCCTTGTGCTGACATTGATCTTCGTAGCAATTTCCCCGGCTGTAACCTCTTGTGGCTGCTCCAAAAGATACTCCACAATGTCAGATTGTCGTTTTGTAATATTCATAAGCGCATACCGTTCCTTCCCAAGCTCTCATCCCTTCCAGCAGGAAATAACAAACTGTATACAGCCGGCCTGACTTTATGGGGATTAAGAATCGGATTTCAGCCGTTCAACCAGCGCTTCGTATTCAGGGCTCTTCAGAAAATTGTCAATGGAAATGTGCTCAGCTTTCGGAGCTACTGTTTTAGCCCGATCTGTCAACGTTTTTTGCGTAATGACAATATCCGCATCCTGTGGAATTTCACTGATTGCCGTATTCGTAACTGTTACGCCCACACCCGCCTGCTTCATTTTTTTGCGTAAAATCGAGGCACCCATAGCGCTTGAACC
This window contains:
- a CDS encoding methyl-accepting chemotaxis protein — encoded protein: MDRTNELLWQRNKLVIIIFWIMTLSSTIPALSNPSVWVSSGVGFVVAAVLTILNMKKKGIRLIPWIITLYSVLICIFVNLSSVEAVTTIFICSLLLLYPSYRYFLITMVLNLCNIFIQITIGTPATPPVTGPLRYIHEFIIVLLIGLLLLVVSVLNQKQFKKTEEQNKDMDATRQRIEFLFEQVRQAVAGLHSFTERFRNQVDATGSVTNEVAIGFQEVAKGVEMQASNITEVTDNLAQSDQHVREVADHSRELKQLSEDTKSAGSRGSNQLLALTSQIKDLGLVMSRTKEELDEFKTQSDNMSAMLKDITQISKQTNLLSLNASIEAARAGEHGKGFAIVAGEVRNLAEMVGNTSVAMEGILTQLRTQMDSVVSQFDLGQQRLQQSMESAHSTEIVLEDILQNANKVLLQAVEVEASTNSMQQFSSQVVQEMEEFSSVTEQASAASEQILAGVEEQLNITSNMVTGFNELETLIIQLKELVHDQKEDNIPTEISKSK
- a CDS encoding 50S ribosomal protein L25, which codes for MSSNGGSIQLTAQPRTEKKGSAIRELRLKGRIPAVVYGSELEGTPVHVDAKEFNKVVKTGRSEVFNLTVEGGETIPVIIKDYQQRDNQWLHADFLKIAKNKPLRVRVSIDYQGTPVGTKTGGILQVQETEVEVEGLPADLPSTIEVDVSALDVGDKLSASDLKLPKGVTLHVPEEELLASIIVPRAVEVENAAVEGDAAATEGTEEASENKES
- a CDS encoding amino acid ABC transporter ATP-binding/permease protein; amino-acid sequence: MRRHGLRIMGQLWVLAEPLLPVLLITIVTGVLGFICAIGIIVYGALALLTATGITTGYTMSFLLTSIVVFAVLRGVFRYGEQMSGHYLAFKLLAVLRDKVLQALRRLASAKLEGKDKGNLISLITSDIELLEVFYAHTIAPVMIGIITSLLMVFFIGSYEPLLGWLAALAYLTVGLFIPLFTSRMVKRQGMEYRSSFGKLSSYFLDSLRGMKEIVQYGQGEQRLNEINRRTDQLDDKQKDLKHHEGITRAITDAAVVGFSFLMLLAGLYGMSNGQVDFTGMLISVIALFSSFGPVVALSNLSNNLLQTLASGERVLSLLEETPEVEENIEGMSVAFTGARVDKVTFAYDGQTVLNDVSLTIPHKRILGIQGKSGSGKSTLLKLLMRFRDPQQGEILLSGHDLKEIGTRHLRGLQSYVDQHTFLFDDSIAANIKIGKPDATHEQVVEAARKASVHDFIMTLPQGYDSRVGELGDRLSGGERQRLGLARAFVHNAPLLLLDEPTSNLDSLNEAIILKSLKEQQQDKTIVLVSHRSSTMRIADDIFEMDNRRLS
- the pulA gene encoding type I pullulanase translates to MSDFNQLNELEHTTYPIYEGYDLGLTYTPAGSKFKVWAPTAQQVHIALYNDAGVYDQEGNVQEHSGGQEFLMSRGDQGVWSIELEGDWNKYYYMYRLEWADNTIHYAADPYATGVSANGQRTAIIDLAQTNPDGWELDAGPTLKRPTDAILYELHVRDFSMDTHFNTGKKDLSAAQGRFEAFTYTGLKDTEGNSIGLDHLLELGITHVHLLPVADFHTVNDFAELETEYNWGYDPQHYNVPEGSYSSNPADPETRIRELKLLVQSLHTVGIGVIMDVVYNHTYSVEKGPFEPVVPGYYYRTDEQGQLTNGSGVGNEVATERPMVRKYIKDSLRYWAEEYHIDGFRFDLMGLIDTPTVEQLTQELRSEVRPDLLIYGEPWTGGESPQPLLTLKGTQRDKGFAVFNDNYRSAIKGDSDGTGSGFATGAEHQEEQVLKGTFGAIHDFTAQPSETVNYVTAHDNLNLWDKILTVRHLREHCRFPQWEQGKPQDGRTPEQAVAEADPYWELDEDNLLENETVRKSLLANGMVLTSQGIPFIHAGDELLRSKYGDHNSYRSPDVVNAIHWHNKARFRPVFDYYQGLIALRRNHPAFRMDHRELVEQHMEVLQSNGHVVAFALRHHANGDAWNHIVVIYNGSDTEQTILLPAESDRWHVVVDAHGAGNETRYEVVGHRVTVSRWSMMVLYDQEEPARVSFLTEQDQVNRQAENELEDSDEGTDQEIAGTAMTLTDVQLGNDREVAPFRTIELIYERADRQYTGWNVWVWGTGHRDGHVEFRDLDDGRAIARIQVSPDIQRIGYIVRLNHWDAKDVEADRYIDINLNQSVMQVLIHSGREEYLLLVNDNRAG